Proteins encoded by one window of Corythoichthys intestinalis isolate RoL2023-P3 chromosome 20, ASM3026506v1, whole genome shotgun sequence:
- the LOC130908865 gene encoding sperm-associated antigen 16 protein-like — translation MKPKKKSISRPTMSTDDNKEPDEVLDEDNDGEDDNNDADREADGENVDNGNEENIEGDDTTDVEDDRDAGEDKDNGDDHKEEENDGSDDDYADDASLTEEEDLEVTVKTTKGHSSSGCDITTIASDQHVTADDFTRNFLSQMKMTATLDCFQTEWTEMVQKGLLNPKRVLEVPDVYVQNLRLHGELKNALREREEYQMAASTSADTLARAQKARDTMWMKRKRACQERNRLVEEARRLKAQCHSYEPAIRRMDDKFQALAEQTMRVALGRDKLVNLVQSQPSPPNAQGDMAQKTNRSVTSSFRLCCSKSMNS, via the coding sequence ATGAAGCCTAAAAAGAAGTCAATTTCTCGTCCAACTATGAGCACAGACGATAACAAGGAGCCTGACGAAGTTTTGGATGAAGACAACGACGGCGAAGATGATAACAACGACGCCGATCGTGAAGCTGATGGAGAAAATGTCGATAACGGCAACGAGGAGAACATTGAAGGTGATGACACCACTGATGTTGAGGACGATCGCGATGCAGGTGAAGATAAAGATAACGGAGATGACCATAAAGAAGAAGAGAATGACGGAAGTGATGATGATTACGCTGACGATGCTAGTTTGACAGAAGAAGAAGATTTAGAGGTTACTGTCAAAACCACAAAAGGTCATAGCTCCTCCGGTTGCGATATCACGACCATCGCTTCCGATCAGCACGTCACAGCGGACGACTTTACACGCAATTTTCTCAGTCAAATGAAGATGACCGCCACTCTCGACTGTTTTCAAACGGAGTGGACGGAGATGGTGCAGAAGGGCTTGCTGAATCCCAAACGGGTCCTTGAAGTCCCGGATGTTTATGTGCAGAACCTGCGTTTGCACGGTGAACTGAAAAACGCGCTACGAGAGAGGGAGGAATACCAAATGgcagcttccacctcggccgacACGCTGGCGAGGGCGCAGAAGGCCCGGGACACGATGTGGATGAAGCGCAAGCGCGCCTGTCAGGAGAGGAACCGCCTAGTGGAGGAGGCGAGGCGGCTCAAGGCTCAGTGTCACTCGTATGAACCAGCAATCAGGAGGATGGATGACAAATTTCAAGCACTGGCAGAGCAGACCATGCGGGTGGCTCTGGGGAGGGACAAGTTGGTGAACCTTGTGCAAAGCCAACCAAGCCCCCCGAATGCCCAAGGAGATATGGCACAAAAAACAAATAGATCAGTGACTAGCTCATTTAGGTTATGTTGCAGCAAATCTATGAATTCTTGA